In Patescibacteria group bacterium, a single window of DNA contains:
- the groL gene encoding chaperonin GroEL (60 kDa chaperone family; promotes refolding of misfolded polypeptides especially under stressful conditions; forms two stacked rings of heptamers to form a barrel-shaped 14mer; ends can be capped by GroES; misfolded proteins enter the barrel where they are refolded when GroES binds), protein MAKQIVYNERARAALKRGVDKLANAVKVTLGPRGRNVVIDKGYGTPTITNDGVTIAKEIELEEKFENVGAQLVKEVATKTNDIAGDGTTTATVLAQAMVHEGLKVVAAGANPMVVKRGIEKGVEAIVAELKNKISKPVTGKDEIAQVASISANDAEIGRTIAEVIDKVGKDGVVTVEESQSFGIEKEIVEGLQFDKGYVSPYMITDPSRMEAVYEDPHILITDKKIAAINDILPLLEKIAQTGKKNLVIIAEDVEGEALATLVVNKIRGTFHSLAVKAPGFGDRRKEMLQDIAVVTGGRVISDEVGLKLENCEIADLGRARKVIATKENTTVVEGHGDHKKIEERISQVKKEIELTDSDFDKEKLQERLAKLSGGVAVLKVGAATETEMKEKKHRVEDAVSATKAAIEEGIVVGGGVALVRALPSLDRLTVSGEEKIGVDILRRALEEPLRQIALNAGKDGSVVVEEVKKHEGSFGYNAAENRYEDLVKAGIIDPTKVTRYALQNAASIAAMLITTEAVVTDLPEKKDEKGGGMPGGMGGMGGEDMEY, encoded by the coding sequence ATGGCTAAACAAATTGTGTATAACGAACGGGCTCGCGCCGCTCTCAAGCGCGGCGTAGACAAGCTCGCGAACGCCGTGAAGGTGACTTTGGGTCCCCGCGGGAGGAATGTGGTGATCGATAAAGGATATGGCACCCCCACAATCACCAATGATGGGGTCACGATCGCGAAAGAGATCGAACTTGAGGAAAAGTTTGAGAACGTCGGCGCGCAATTGGTGAAAGAAGTGGCAACGAAGACGAACGACATTGCGGGCGACGGTACTACGACCGCGACGGTGCTCGCGCAGGCAATGGTGCATGAAGGCTTAAAGGTGGTCGCGGCAGGCGCGAATCCCATGGTGGTGAAGCGCGGCATTGAGAAAGGCGTCGAAGCCATCGTGGCAGAACTTAAAAATAAGATCAGCAAGCCTGTCACGGGCAAAGATGAAATCGCGCAAGTCGCTTCGATTTCCGCGAATGACGCGGAGATCGGCAGAACGATAGCGGAAGTGATCGATAAGGTGGGCAAGGACGGCGTCGTCACCGTGGAGGAGTCGCAGTCCTTCGGCATTGAGAAGGAAATCGTGGAAGGGCTGCAATTCGACAAAGGATATGTGTCCCCTTACATGATTACCGACCCCTCCCGCATGGAGGCGGTATACGAAGATCCGCACATTCTCATTACTGACAAGAAAATTGCCGCGATTAACGACATTCTTCCGCTCTTGGAAAAAATCGCACAGACCGGGAAGAAAAACCTCGTCATTATTGCGGAAGACGTGGAAGGCGAGGCGCTCGCCACCCTCGTGGTCAATAAGATCCGCGGCACGTTCCATTCGCTCGCGGTGAAGGCGCCGGGATTCGGCGACCGCAGGAAGGAAATGCTCCAGGATATCGCGGTGGTGACCGGCGGGCGTGTTATTTCTGACGAAGTGGGATTGAAATTGGAAAATTGCGAGATTGCGGACCTCGGGCGTGCGCGGAAGGTGATTGCGACCAAGGAAAACACTACCGTGGTGGAGGGCCATGGCGACCATAAGAAGATTGAAGAGCGCATCAGCCAGGTCAAGAAAGAAATTGAGCTCACTGATTCTGATTTCGACAAGGAGAAGCTCCAGGAGCGCTTGGCGAAGCTCTCCGGCGGGGTGGCCGTACTGAAGGTAGGCGCTGCCACGGAAACGGAGATGAAGGAAAAGAAGCACCGTGTGGAAGATGCGGTTTCCGCCACGAAAGCGGCGATTGAAGAAGGTATTGTCGTGGGCGGCGGCGTGGCGCTCGTGCGCGCATTGCCTTCTCTTGACCGCCTTACGGTGAGCGGCGAGGAAAAGATCGGCGTGGACATTTTGCGCCGGGCATTGGAGGAACCCTTGCGCCAAATCGCGCTCAATGCGGGCAAGGACGGCTCTGTCGTGGTGGAGGAAGTGAAAAAGCACGAAGGGTCATTCGGCTATAACGCCGCGGAGAACCGCTATGAAGATTTGGTGAAGGCGGGGATTATTGATCCCACGAAGGTCACCCGATACGCGCTCCAGAATGCCGCATCCATCGCGGCCATGCTTATCACGACCGAAGCGGTCGTGACCGACCTGCCGGAGAAGAAAGATGAAAAAG
- a CDS encoding co-chaperone GroES, whose amino-acid sequence MKLKPLHDHIIVKSIQEDEYTKAGLVLPQTADKEKPEKGEVIAVGPGKLLENGQRAAMSVKVGDKVVFKKYSPDEVKLNKDEEYLVLQESDVLAILE is encoded by the coding sequence ATGAAACTAAAACCGCTCCACGATCATATTATTGTGAAGTCCATCCAAGAGGATGAGTACACCAAGGCCGGTTTGGTGCTGCCGCAGACTGCGGACAAGGAAAAACCGGAAAAAGGCGAAGTGATCGCCGTAGGGCCTGGCAAGTTGCTCGAGAACGGCCAGCGCGCCGCCATGTCAGTCAAGGTCGGTGACAAGGTGGTATTTAAGAAGTACTCGCCGGATGAAGTCAAGCTCAACAAAGATGAGGAATACCTCGTCTTGCAGGAATCTGACGTCCTGGCTATCCTCGAATAG